One stretch of Brachionichthys hirsutus isolate HB-005 unplaced genomic scaffold, CSIRO-AGI_Bhir_v1 contig_939, whole genome shotgun sequence DNA includes these proteins:
- the LOC137912698 gene encoding tripartite motif-containing protein 44-like, whose protein sequence is MDRKRDPQDGAEELPQMDGTCDACEPDEAQPAFQVCYTCSFAFCSVHAVSHTSRTNHPLMLYNHDVTQASLLGTNRELRGIAGAEDEAGACKWMAPVNLAVADASDDFGSRAGLRNGLQLDAEPGEGAGGTEAGQETMAAGDAGKRDTVTVERLRCKEHGQEGALYCKTDEKIICVVCAVRGEHYGHEITTLHEAYLWQKNKEDYNLLGCTQEMAKKIKTKWTDPEMTTDKLEACMNDRFDQLCTLVQLEEKRILHLVDLKEAFLTASAAEKIAEIGLNAERLQEEMADITNQLFLLEQAGAGGPRVVAESLTAVPGPSLGLQHDTEARPRLPEPRANPVEPQDFEDSDYESSIDPLP, encoded by the exons ATGGACCGCAAACGGGACCCCCAAGATGGAGCTGAGGAGCTGCCACAGATGGACGGGACATGTGACGCGTGCGAGCCTGATGAGGCTCAACCGGCCTTCCAAGTGTGCTACACCTGCAGTTTTGCCTTCTGCTCTGTCCATGCTGTCAGCCATACCAGCAGAACAAATCACCCACTAATGCTTTATAACCATGATGTGACACAAGCTAGCTTGCTTGGCACCAACAGAGAGTTGAGAGGCATAGCTGGAGCTGAGGATGAGGCTGGTGCGTGTAAGTGGATGGCACCAGTCAATTTGGCAGTGGCTGATGCAAGTGATGACTTTGGGTCAAGAGCAGGACTGCGGAATGGTCTGCAGCTAGATGCTGAGCCGGGTGAAGGAGCTGGGGGTACAGAAGCTGGGCAGGAGACCATGGCTGCTGGAGATGCTGGGAAGAGGGACACTGTGACAGTGGAGAGACTACGTTGCAAAGAACATGGACAGGAAGGCGCCCTCTACTGTAAAACAGATGAGAAGATAATTTGTGTGGTGTGTGCCGTGCGGGGGGAGCACTACGGGCATGAGATCACCACCCTGCACGAGGCCTACCTGTGGCAGAAG AACAAAGAGGATTATAATCTTCTTGGCTGTACACAAGAGATGGCCAAGAAGATCAAAACCAAGTGGACCGATCCTGAG ATGACCACAGACAAGCTCGAGGCCTGTATGAATGACCGGTTTGACCAGCTCTGTACACTGGTGCagttggaggagaagaggaTTCTTCATTTGGTAGACCTCAAAGAGGCCTTCTTGACGGCATCTGCCGCAGAAAAAATCGCGGAAATTGGCCTCAACGCGGAACGTCTGCAAGAAGAGATGGCCGACATCACCAACCAGCTGTTTTTGCTGGAACAGGCCGGCGCTGGAGGTCCGAGAGTGGTAGCGGAGTCCCTCACTGCAGTGCCTGGACCAAGCCTCGGATTGCAG CATGACACAGAGGCCAGGCCAAG